In the genome of Pseudomonas sp. P5_109, one region contains:
- a CDS encoding DUF6124 family protein, which yields MFKVTPNPPDADPASPYEPDSKHLDEAALAFPSAADIKATPRTPGSLFTVDPKVDTETLMVYLVETLASVDVMVHQLVDHLDGGSRNALLGISNSVMLAEITANRVLDQIDPRE from the coding sequence ATGTTCAAGGTCACCCCCAACCCGCCGGACGCCGATCCGGCATCCCCGTATGAACCCGATTCAAAACATCTCGACGAGGCTGCCCTCGCCTTCCCTTCGGCCGCAGATATCAAAGCCACACCACGCACACCTGGCTCCCTGTTTACCGTCGACCCCAAGGTCGATACCGAAACCCTGATGGTGTATCTGGTCGAGACGCTGGCCTCGGTCGATGTGATGGTGCATCAGTTGGTGGATCATCTGGACGGCGGATCGCGCAATGCCCTGCTGGGGATTTCCAACAGTGTGATGTTGGCGGAGATCACGGCGAATCGGGTGTTGGATCAGATTGATCCGCGTGAATAA
- a CDS encoding transposase gives MMGQLSSGQERLFYSFNLEDHIPANHLLRSIDRCLDLSDLRHYLADFYSPIGRPSIDPELMIRMLIVGYCYGIRSERRLCEEAHLNLAYRWFCRLSLEDEVPNHSTFSKNRHGRFRDSDLFRWLFNEVLRRCMDAGLVKGEGFAVDASIIKADASRQRGVPGDEPVNWNDPALSTRAVREYLEALDEEALAETLPKRLSLTDPQARWTAAPGGPAFYAYSTNYLIDTEHGVIMDVEPTPAHRTAEVESTKTMIERVEAQFDIKPERLIGDTAYGTAPMLAWMVEEKDIEPHVPVWDKTERKNNSFSSNDFHWNEEAEEYRCPAGNPLRSEWRAFKNERSHVTKANTIIFRSRQTDCVACLMKAKCCPNTACRKIARSVHEAARDVARRIAATPGYVRSRHERKKVEMLFAHLKRILKLDRLRLRGMSGATDEFTLAAAVQNLRRLAKFTSQGPPATG, from the coding sequence ATGATGGGACAGTTATCGAGTGGGCAGGAACGGCTGTTTTACTCGTTCAACCTTGAAGACCACATCCCCGCCAATCACCTTCTGCGTAGCATTGATCGGTGTCTCGATCTGAGCGACTTGCGCCATTACCTCGCCGATTTTTACAGCCCAATTGGGCGTCCGTCGATTGACCCTGAGTTGATGATCCGCATGCTGATCGTGGGCTATTGCTACGGCATTCGCTCAGAGCGTCGGCTGTGCGAAGAAGCCCATTTGAACCTGGCGTATCGCTGGTTCTGCCGGTTAAGCCTTGAAGATGAAGTCCCCAATCACTCGACCTTTTCCAAAAATAGGCACGGCCGTTTTCGGGACAGCGATTTGTTTCGCTGGCTGTTCAACGAAGTGCTGCGTCGTTGCATGGACGCCGGCCTGGTCAAGGGCGAAGGCTTTGCCGTGGACGCCAGCATCATCAAAGCGGATGCCAGCCGGCAGCGCGGTGTACCGGGTGATGAACCGGTCAACTGGAACGATCCGGCCCTGAGCACCCGCGCCGTGCGTGAGTATCTTGAGGCACTCGATGAAGAGGCTCTGGCCGAAACGCTACCGAAGCGCCTATCGCTGACTGATCCTCAAGCCCGCTGGACCGCAGCTCCAGGTGGCCCAGCGTTCTACGCTTATTCCACGAATTATCTGATCGATACCGAGCACGGCGTGATCATGGACGTGGAACCCACACCGGCTCATCGAACCGCAGAAGTCGAGAGCACCAAGACGATGATCGAACGGGTCGAAGCGCAGTTCGACATCAAGCCGGAGCGCCTTATTGGCGACACCGCTTACGGCACCGCGCCGATGCTGGCCTGGATGGTGGAGGAAAAAGACATCGAGCCGCATGTGCCGGTGTGGGACAAAACCGAGCGCAAGAACAACAGTTTTTCGAGCAACGATTTCCACTGGAATGAAGAGGCTGAGGAATACCGCTGCCCGGCCGGAAACCCATTGCGCAGCGAATGGCGAGCCTTCAAAAATGAGCGTTCACACGTCACCAAAGCCAACACCATTATCTTCCGATCCCGGCAGACCGACTGCGTTGCCTGTCTGATGAAAGCCAAGTGCTGCCCGAACACTGCGTGCCGCAAGATCGCCCGCAGCGTCCATGAAGCCGCGCGCGATGTGGCTCGGCGAATCGCAGCGACACCTGGGTACGTGCGCTCTCGCCACGAACGTAAGAAGGTCGAAATGTTGTTTGCCCACCTCAAGCGCATCCTGAAATTGGATCGCCTGCGACTACGTGGCATGAGTGGCGCGACTGATGAATTCACGCTGGCCGCTGCGGTGCAGAACCTGCGACGGCTGGCCAAATTTACATCTCAAGGGCCACCTGCCACGGGATAG
- a CDS encoding GNAT family N-acetyltransferase: MEIKIDVLGSPTEKDKAVLNNRFSEYLRIQYPNLPPESEDKIFMVVAHDEVGDYIGAISCNCYWDGLEIDTFWVKESHRGKKVGSMLLEKAEAIGANNGAVVAFLKTVDAKKFYERHGYEIYGVLEDRPIGTNLYHLKKRLVKHA; this comes from the coding sequence ATGGAAATCAAGATTGATGTATTGGGTTCTCCAACAGAAAAGGATAAAGCAGTTCTGAATAATAGGTTTTCAGAATATCTTCGAATTCAATATCCAAATCTGCCACCAGAATCGGAAGATAAAATATTTATGGTGGTTGCACACGATGAAGTAGGCGACTACATCGGTGCAATAAGCTGTAATTGTTACTGGGATGGCTTAGAAATTGACACCTTTTGGGTTAAGGAATCTCATCGCGGTAAAAAAGTAGGATCTATGCTTTTGGAAAAAGCAGAAGCGATTGGTGCCAACAATGGAGCAGTAGTTGCATTCTTAAAAACCGTTGATGCTAAAAAGTTCTATGAGCGGCATGGATATGAGATTTATGGTGTTCTTGAGGATCGCCCAATTGGGACTAACCTGTATCATTTAAAGAAACGGCTAGTAAAACATGCATAA
- a CDS encoding DUF3313 domain-containing protein: MSLDHKLFVGVALTYLLLGGCTSQVTEREQYSGFLSSYNNLQEVTTATGEKAMRWVSPSWNPNAYDTIAFRTLEFYPSPKPNEQVNQQTLADLQDFMSRKAKIVLGQKYQRVSNAAAAPARSRPLILRAAITGVSASNEGMKWYEVMPIAAVVGATQAATGHRDQDTNLFVEAEFIDARTNQTMVKVVRKVFGNQLENESQKITTKDFKDAIEKLNTDLWTFIHS, from the coding sequence ATGTCCTTGGACCATAAACTGTTTGTTGGCGTCGCACTGACATACCTGCTACTCGGCGGTTGCACCTCCCAAGTCACTGAACGCGAGCAATATTCGGGCTTCCTGTCCAGTTACAACAACCTGCAAGAAGTGACCACCGCCACGGGTGAGAAGGCAATGCGCTGGGTGAGCCCGTCGTGGAACCCGAATGCGTATGACACCATAGCGTTCAGAACGCTGGAGTTTTATCCCTCGCCCAAACCCAATGAGCAGGTCAATCAACAGACGCTGGCCGACTTGCAGGACTTCATGTCCAGAAAGGCCAAAATCGTGCTGGGACAGAAATACCAGAGGGTGTCTAACGCCGCCGCCGCACCGGCCAGGTCACGCCCCCTGATTCTGCGGGCGGCAATCACTGGCGTCAGCGCTTCGAACGAAGGTATGAAGTGGTATGAAGTGATGCCGATTGCGGCCGTTGTCGGAGCGACACAGGCAGCTACCGGTCACAGGGATCAAGACACTAATCTATTTGTTGAAGCCGAGTTCATAGACGCAAGAACCAATCAAACAATGGTCAAAGTGGTGCGTAAGGTATTCGGCAACCAGCTAGAGAACGAAAGTCAGAAAATCACCACCAAGGACTTTAAAGACGCTATTGAAAAACTGAATACCGATCTCTGGACGTTCATCCACAGCTGA
- the phnE gene encoding phosphonate ABC transporter, permease protein PhnE gives MNRLINLLLILCIGAAVVASFSYLGIDLGELTGSGNLQQMGAYVLRFLSPDLSAGHLQAIGRGAVETLAMSALGTLLAAVFGLLLALPAAGRFGWPLQSASRLVLNALRAIPELVWAALMVLAAGLGPNAGTLALAMHTTGVLGRLFAEALENTPPQPAEAIRLQGGNVVWAFCYGTLPNLFPQLLAYILYRWENNIRMASVLGFVGAGGLGQMLYVSLSLFQEAQASTVILAMLVLVFAVDGLSSWSRQRWVKA, from the coding sequence ATGAATCGCCTGATCAACCTGCTGCTCATCCTGTGCATCGGCGCAGCGGTCGTCGCCTCGTTCAGCTACCTGGGCATCGACCTCGGCGAACTGACCGGCAGCGGCAACCTGCAACAGATGGGCGCCTACGTCCTGCGTTTTCTCAGCCCGGACCTGAGCGCCGGCCATCTGCAAGCCATCGGCCGAGGCGCCGTGGAAACCCTGGCCATGTCAGCCCTGGGCACCCTGCTCGCGGCGGTGTTCGGCCTGCTCCTGGCGTTGCCAGCGGCCGGGCGATTCGGCTGGCCGTTGCAGAGCGCATCACGACTTGTGCTTAACGCCCTGCGCGCCATTCCCGAACTGGTGTGGGCGGCGTTGATGGTGCTGGCCGCCGGACTCGGCCCAAACGCCGGGACCCTGGCACTGGCGATGCACACCACCGGGGTGCTCGGTCGACTGTTCGCCGAAGCCTTGGAAAACACCCCGCCGCAACCGGCTGAAGCCATTCGTTTGCAGGGCGGTAATGTGGTTTGGGCTTTCTGCTACGGCACACTGCCCAACCTGTTTCCGCAGTTGCTGGCGTACATTTTGTACCGCTGGGAGAACAATATTCGGATGGCCAGTGTGCTGGGTTTTGTTGGGGCTGGGGGGTTGGGGCAGATGCTTTATGTGAGTCTTAGTCTGTTTCAGGAGGCTCAGGCGAGTACGGTGATATTGGCGATGTTGGTGCTGGTGTTTGCGGTTGATGGGTTGAGTAGTTGGAGTCGGCAGCGTTGGGTTAAGGCGTGA
- a CDS encoding PhnE/PtxC family ABC transporter permease encodes MLTRDTRDPATLPRLLLTLLALALLWPGIHFSELDLGVLFKDDSQSEMGRFVSAFWPPAHDQEFLELLWQATLQTLAIATAGMALALMLAVPAGLLASRALSLSAASRGGRPSALGRLLRWPVRGLLIFLRSVPEIVWALLFVRAVGLGPTAGVLAIAITYSGMLGKVYAEIFESVDQRPAHALLQAGSGRLTAFCYGILPNVAAELLSYTVYRWECAIRASVVMGFVGAGGLGQQIDLSLRMFAGGEVASMLLTFFVLVLFADQISRLLRWRFA; translated from the coding sequence ATGCTGACGCGCGATACGCGGGACCCGGCCACCCTTCCTCGTCTGCTGCTCACGCTGTTAGCGCTTGCCCTGCTGTGGCCCGGCATCCATTTCAGCGAGCTGGACCTGGGCGTGCTGTTCAAGGACGACAGCCAAAGCGAGATGGGCCGTTTCGTCTCGGCCTTCTGGCCCCCCGCCCATGACCAAGAGTTCCTCGAGTTACTCTGGCAAGCCACGTTGCAGACCCTGGCCATCGCCACCGCCGGCATGGCCCTGGCCCTGATGTTGGCCGTGCCCGCCGGCCTGCTCGCCAGCCGCGCGCTGTCGCTGTCGGCGGCTTCGCGCGGCGGTCGCCCCAGCGCCCTGGGCCGGCTGCTGCGCTGGCCGGTGCGAGGCTTGCTGATCTTCCTGCGCAGCGTGCCGGAAATCGTCTGGGCCCTGCTGTTCGTGCGCGCCGTCGGCCTCGGCCCGACCGCCGGGGTGCTGGCGATCGCCATCACCTACAGCGGCATGCTCGGCAAGGTCTACGCGGAAATCTTCGAGTCGGTCGACCAGCGCCCCGCCCACGCCCTGCTGCAAGCCGGCAGCGGTCGATTGACCGCGTTCTGCTACGGCATCCTGCCCAATGTCGCGGCGGAATTGCTGTCGTACACCGTGTATCGCTGGGAATGCGCGATCCGCGCCTCCGTGGTGATGGGCTTCGTCGGCGCCGGCGGCCTGGGCCAGCAGATCGACCTGTCGTTGCGCATGTTCGCCGGCGGTGAAGTGGCGAGCATGCTGCTGACCTTTTTCGTCCTGGTGCTGTTCGCCGACCAGATCAGCCGCCTGCTGCGCTGGAGGTTCGCATGA
- a CDS encoding phosphonate ABC transporter ATP-binding protein — translation MTLHLNRVSLTHDTGVLALNEIDLHITAGEQVAIIGPSGAGKSSLLNLLATALRPGSGTVEVLGEQAWHLSARRRQQLRARIGLVHQAPPLPPRQRVVTAVLAGKLGQWGFAKSLLSLLHPVDVPGARAALLKLDLGDKLFAQCQQLSGGQLQRVGIARVLYQAPEVLLADEPVSAMDPVLAGHTLSILCRHAREHKVTLVASLHAVELALTHFSRIIGLRDGQVLFDLPASEVDHDLLDRLYANEQLQSPPAPVAPLSLQIPRC, via the coding sequence ATGACATTGCATCTGAACCGCGTCAGCCTCACCCACGACACGGGCGTGCTGGCGCTAAATGAGATCGACCTGCACATCACCGCCGGTGAGCAGGTCGCAATCATCGGCCCGTCCGGCGCCGGCAAGTCGAGCCTGCTCAACCTGCTCGCCACCGCCCTGCGCCCCGGCAGCGGCACGGTCGAGGTGCTCGGCGAACAAGCCTGGCACCTCTCCGCACGTCGACGTCAGCAACTGCGCGCACGCATCGGCCTGGTGCATCAGGCGCCACCACTGCCACCGCGCCAGCGCGTGGTCACCGCGGTGCTGGCCGGCAAACTGGGCCAATGGGGTTTTGCCAAAAGCCTGCTGAGCCTTTTGCATCCAGTGGATGTGCCTGGCGCGCGGGCGGCCCTGCTCAAACTCGATCTTGGCGACAAGCTGTTCGCCCAGTGCCAGCAATTGTCCGGCGGCCAGTTGCAGCGCGTGGGCATTGCCCGAGTGCTGTACCAGGCCCCCGAAGTGCTGCTGGCCGACGAGCCGGTGTCGGCGATGGACCCGGTCCTGGCCGGGCACACCCTGTCGATCCTCTGCCGCCACGCCCGGGAACACAAGGTGACCCTGGTCGCCAGCCTGCATGCCGTGGAACTGGCCCTGACGCACTTCTCGCGCATCATCGGTCTGCGTGACGGCCAGGTCCTGTTCGACCTTCCCGCCAGCGAAGTCGACCACGATTTGCTCGACAGGCTCTACGCCAACGAGCAACTGCAATCGCCGCCCGCTCCGGTGGCGCCCTTGAGCCTGCAGATTCCCCGATGCTGA
- a CDS encoding putative selenate ABC transporter substrate-binding protein, whose translation MLKRTLALAVGLTLSVTALLAQAADTLKVSAIPDEAPTELLRKFKPLGEYLEKQLGMKVEFVPVSDYPAVVEALATDRIDMAWLGGFTFVQARLKTGNAIPLVQREQDAQFTSKFITADPAVKSLADLKGKSFAFGSVSSTSGSLMPRYFMLQDGIKPETYFSRVGYSGAHDATVAWVQAGKVDAGVLNASVWEKLVKAGKVDTDKVKVFATTPAYFDYNWTVRGTLDPALAEKIKAAFLALDPAKPEDKAILDLQAASRFIATKPENYKGIEEAARAADLLK comes from the coding sequence ATGCTCAAACGTACCCTGGCCTTGGCCGTCGGCCTGACCCTATCCGTTACCGCCCTGCTGGCACAGGCTGCCGACACCCTCAAGGTCAGCGCCATTCCCGACGAAGCCCCCACCGAATTGCTGCGCAAGTTCAAGCCGCTGGGCGAATACCTGGAGAAGCAACTGGGCATGAAGGTCGAGTTCGTGCCGGTGTCCGACTACCCGGCGGTGGTCGAGGCGCTGGCCACCGATCGCATCGACATGGCCTGGCTGGGCGGCTTCACCTTCGTGCAGGCGCGCCTGAAAACCGGCAATGCCATTCCACTGGTACAGCGTGAGCAGGATGCGCAGTTCACCAGCAAATTCATCACCGCCGACCCGGCCGTCAAGTCGCTGGCCGACCTCAAGGGCAAGTCCTTCGCCTTCGGTTCGGTGTCGTCGACGTCCGGCAGCTTGATGCCGCGTTACTTCATGCTCCAGGACGGCATCAAGCCGGAAACCTACTTCAGCCGCGTCGGCTACTCCGGCGCCCACGACGCCACCGTCGCCTGGGTCCAGGCCGGCAAAGTCGACGCCGGCGTGCTCAATGCCAGCGTCTGGGAAAAACTGGTCAAGGCCGGCAAGGTCGACACCGACAAGGTCAAGGTCTTCGCCACCACGCCGGCCTACTTCGACTACAACTGGACCGTGCGCGGCACCCTCGACCCGGCCCTGGCCGAGAAGATCAAGGCGGCCTTCCTCGCGCTCGACCCGGCAAAACCCGAAGACAAGGCCATCCTGGACCTGCAAGCCGCCAGCCGCTTCATCGCGACCAAGCCTGAGAACTACAAGGGCATCGAGGAAGCCGCGCGCGCTGCCGACCTGCTGAAATGA